The following proteins come from a genomic window of Deltaproteobacteria bacterium:
- a CDS encoding aspartate 1-decarboxylase, protein MQRIMLKSKIHRATLTDANLNYEGSITIDEDLMEAADILAFEQVHIYDINNGNRFETYVIKGERGSGTICVNGAAARLVARDDLIIIASYFNLDGAEAKEHKPKLIYVDENNDIIGEKRNLVALSNN, encoded by the coding sequence TTGCAGAGAATCATGTTGAAATCTAAAATCCACAGGGCCACATTAACCGATGCCAACCTCAATTATGAAGGGAGCATCACCATTGACGAAGACCTTATGGAGGCGGCGGATATTCTTGCTTTTGAACAGGTCCATATTTACGATATAAATAATGGCAACCGTTTTGAAACTTACGTAATTAAAGGAGAAAGAGGGAGCGGCACTATTTGTGTTAATGGCGCAGCAGCCAGGCTTGTTGCCAGGGATGATCTTATCATTATAGCAAGCTACTTCAATCTTGATGGGGCAGAAGCAAAAGAACATAAGCCAAAACTTATTTATGTTGATGAAAATAATGATATAATAGGCGAAAAAAGAAACCTCGTCGCCTTGTCGAATAATTGA
- the panC gene encoding pantoate--beta-alanine ligase — protein MEIVKDIKQMTQIARSLKMDGRKIVFVPTMGYLHEGHLSLVREGKKRGDTLVVSIYVNPAQFNEQCDYEDYPVNLDRDKELLEAEGCRILFLPSSESMYPSGFETTVHVSGLSKGMCGDSRPGHFSGVATVVAKLFNIVQPDIAIFGEKDYQQLALIRRMVSDLDFNIEIVGMPIVRESDGLAMSSRNARLSEDERMLSLSLSRALYSAMKIFEEGSCDAQRIIEGARGKIAGGIEIDYIDIRDAATLKPVDKVEGDALLAIAARVGKTRLIDNTILRRN, from the coding sequence ATGGAAATTGTAAAAGACATTAAACAAATGACCCAAATTGCCAGGTCGCTAAAGATGGATGGCAGGAAGATAGTTTTCGTGCCCACTATGGGCTATCTTCACGAAGGACATCTCAGTTTGGTCCGTGAAGGAAAAAAAAGAGGCGATACGCTTGTTGTTAGTATCTATGTAAACCCTGCACAGTTTAACGAGCAGTGTGATTATGAGGATTATCCCGTAAATCTTGACAGGGACAAGGAACTTCTCGAAGCTGAGGGCTGCCGTATTTTGTTTTTGCCCTCTTCAGAATCCATGTATCCTTCAGGTTTTGAGACGACGGTTCATGTGAGTGGACTGTCGAAGGGGATGTGTGGAGATTCCAGGCCGGGACATTTCAGCGGTGTGGCTACGGTTGTGGCCAAGCTTTTTAATATTGTACAACCCGATATTGCCATATTCGGAGAGAAAGATTACCAGCAGCTTGCTCTTATCCGGCGCATGGTAAGTGATCTTGATTTTAATATAGAAATTGTGGGCATGCCCATTGTAAGGGAGAGTGACGGCCTTGCCATGAGTTCGCGTAATGCGAGATTAAGTGAGGATGAAAGAATGTTGTCTCTATCGCTTTCGAGAGCGCTTTATTCGGCTATGAAAATCTTTGAGGAAGGCAGCTGTGATGCGCAGAGGATCATAGAAGGCGCAAGGGGAAAGATTGCCGGAGGTATTGAGATCGATTACATCGATATACGAGATGCCGCTACGCTTAAGCCGGTAGATAAAGTAGAAGGGGATGCCTTATTGGCTATTGCCGCAAGAGTTGGAAAAACCAGACTGATCGATAACACAATTTTAAGGAGGAATTAA